A window of the Gordonia humi genome harbors these coding sequences:
- a CDS encoding TetR/AcrR family transcriptional regulator, whose translation MTASSHRSEVAVPPSRRSRAAHLGPGRRRPQILDAALAIANENGVSAITMASVASALDVSRPVVYSAYPSRGEILTALIQREENYFGESLSSVLRDRSVNATEHVFVEGFQSLLEAVDARPEAWRLLYGSTDPEASELVGRGRAFVVERCSELLRPTLRAWGTDDADRKLAALVEFWVSSGEGAVRTLLASRASSDGVWTPYDLGAFVGSAVYRGLRQA comes from the coding sequence ATGACGGCGAGCAGTCACCGATCGGAGGTCGCCGTGCCCCCTTCCCGTCGATCGCGCGCCGCGCATCTCGGTCCGGGCCGACGGCGACCGCAGATCCTCGACGCGGCCCTGGCGATCGCCAATGAGAACGGCGTCTCGGCGATCACCATGGCATCGGTCGCGTCGGCACTCGACGTGTCCCGACCCGTCGTGTACTCCGCCTACCCCAGCCGCGGCGAGATCCTCACCGCCCTGATCCAACGCGAAGAGAACTACTTCGGCGAGTCGCTGTCGAGCGTGCTGCGCGACCGCAGCGTGAACGCCACCGAGCACGTCTTCGTCGAGGGCTTCCAATCGCTGTTGGAGGCGGTCGACGCCCGCCCCGAAGCCTGGCGCCTCCTGTACGGCAGCACCGATCCCGAGGCGAGCGAACTGGTCGGCCGAGGCCGCGCGTTCGTCGTCGAACGATGCTCGGAACTGCTCCGTCCCACGCTGCGGGCCTGGGGTACCGACGACGCCGATCGCAAGCTCGCGGCCCTCGTCGAGTTCTGGGTCTCGTCGGGCGAGGGCGCGGTCCGCACCCTGCTCGCCTCGCGCGCGTCGTCCGACGGCGTCTGGACCCCCTACGATCTCGGCGCCTTCGTCGGATCGGCGGTGTACCGGGGACTGCGCCAGGCCTGA